A window of Pusillimonas sp. DMV24BSW_D genomic DNA:
TCAACGATAACAGGATGGCCCAGCTCGACCACCACCCAGTCGTAACCGGGTTCGCGGCGGCGGCGGGTTTCCCAGCCGTCTCCCATGTTCACCCCGCGGCCGGGCATCACCAAGCGGAACGGCACGCCGAAGTGGGCGTCGTTAAAGCCCACAATGCGGCCGCCATTGGCCAGTGCCGATACCTCATACAATGCATCGGGGTCTTTCGATGTCCAGTCGGTTGCCGGCTGGCCATACACACGGAAACGGGCCACCCCACCATCGGGGTAGATATTCAAACGACAGTGAGTCCAGCGACGATCGTCATTAAACTCGATGAAGTGGTGAGTACTGGGCGACAGAGTGGTGGAAGGCACAATTTCCGTCCAGACAGTCGACTCGTCGGGGGTATCTTCACAATAGCAGGCCAGCACGGAAGCCGCCGGTGGATAATTACCGGTGAAATGACTGGTGTCGATATCAATACCTTTAATGACACCCGAAACACCCAGTTTGATAACGGCATAATCATGCCCACCGTCACGGCGGCGGCGCGTTTCCCAGCCGTCCATCCATTTACCGTGGTCGTCGAACTTACCCACAATAAAAACGGGTTCGGCCGACTGCAGCATGCGATTGGCTTCACCAAACCATTGATCGGAGCATTCAATTACTTCGGCACCGAAGTCATCGAGCGCCAGATTCGCATAACGATTCACAAACTCCGGAAACTCAACGCTTGGGGCGTTAATGACCGTACCAACGGGCATATGAGGCGCTGCCATGACTACACTCCTGACAAAACAAAAATTAGAAAACCGATTAACGGATTGATTAAAACAACTGTTCTCCGGCATTTTTTGCCCGCCGGACGGCAATCACTCGTCAAACAAGCCTATTGGGCTTAAGCAGTAGTTACCAGGTCGTTCAGACGGAAACCACCAATTTTGTAGATTTGCTGCAAGCTTTCACGCTTTTCATCTTCAACCGAAAGCTGCAAACGTCGTTCAAATTGCTGAATAATGCCGGCACGGTCATAACCTTTCACAGCCAAAATAAAAGGAAAGCCAAACTTTTTGTTATAGGCTTCATTTAACTCGGTGAGGCGGGCATATTCCTGTGGCGAGCACTGATCAAGGCCGGCACCGGCCTGTTCCGACGTGGACTCCTCAGTGAGTTCGCCCCGTACTGCGGCCTTACCGGCCAGCTCCGGGTGAGCACGAATCAATTTGAGTTGAGCTTGTTCACCGGCCCCTTCAATTTGCTTCACCATAGCGGCATGTAATTCCGCTACGCTTTTATAGGGCCGAGCGCTAACGGCACCTTCAGCCACCCACGGTGAGTGTTCGAAAATACCCCCCAAAAGCTTGACGAAATCAGCTTCCGGCAATTGATTTAACTCAGAAAGTGAAACTTTTTTGGTCATTCAAACCTCTTGAAATGGATGATGCTCAACCCAGTGACGCGCAATATCGGCACGGCGACATACCCAAACACGATCATGACGCTGGATATAGTCGAGAAAACGTTGTAAAGCCACAAAACGCCCGGGACGCCCGATTAGGCGGCAATGCAAACCCACCGACAACATTTTGGGCGCTTCTTCCCCTTCTGCATACAACACGTCAAAAGCGTCTTTCAAGTAACTGAAGAAATGCTCACTGGTGTTGAAGCCCTGCGGTGTTGCAAAACGCATATCGTTGGTATCAAGCGTGTAAGGCACCACCAAATGAGGCTTAAGCGTCCCGTCTTGCCGTTCAACTTGTGTCCAGAATGGCAGGTCGTCCCCATAGTAATCAGAGTCGTAAAGAAATTGCCCCTCTTCCACGACCAGACGGCGGGTATTGGGGCTATCGCGCCCGGTATACCAGCCTAACGGGTGTTCGCCCAATAAGGCGGTAATGACCTCTACACAGCGCTGCATGTGCTCGCGCTCGATTGACTCAGGCATAGACTGATAATGAATCCAGCGATAGCCATGGCAGGCAATCTCGTGGCCCAGCTCAACAAACGCCTGCGCTACTTCAGGGTGACGCTCAAGGGCCATGCCGACGCCGAAAACCGTTAAAGGCAATTTACGTTTTTCGAACTCACGCAAAATACGCCATACGCCGGCACGCGAACCATATTCGTATATGGACTCCATTGACATATGGCGATCGGGATACGCCGCCGCCCCGACAATTTCCGACAGAAATTGTTCGGAAGCCGGATCGCCGTGCAACACACAGTTTTCACCGCCTTCTTCGTAATTCAGCACAAACTGAACCGCAATTTTGGCCTTGCCAGGCCATTGTGCATGTGGCACATTGCGACCATAACCGATCAGGTCACGGGGATACTCAACGGGCATGCAAGCTCCTTAACGTTTTACGGTAAATACCGACCAGGGATCGGGCTTGCGAGTTTGGGTTTCCTCAACCCTATGCTCGCAATCTTCCAGGTGGTGACACATGGCCGCTATTGCCCCTTCGCGGTTGCCGGCCAGTAATAAATCTAGAATCTGGTCGTGCTCCATATACGAGCACGTGCTTGAACTGGGGGTGTCGTGAAACGCAATAATCAGTGTGGTCCGGCAACACAGCGCGTGCATGAACTCAGTAAGAACATGGTTTCCCACCAGACGTGCCATCTTTACGTGAAACGCGTTCGACAACCGCAACCAGCTAATTCGATCACCTGTTTCAAACGCCTCCTTTTCCTGGCGCACCATTTCCCGCAAAGGTTCCAGACGCGCGGACAAATCAGACATTTGCAGCAACTTGTCGATCAAAACACACTCCAGCGTTCTGCGTGCCTCGAAAACCTCTCGTGTTTCCGCTGGATCTGGTTGCCATACATATGCGCCCCTGTTCGGCAACAACACGACAATTTTGTCGTGCCCCAACTGTGCCAGCGCCGCGCGCACGGTTGCACGCGAGCAACTGAAAATATCGCACAACGCCGATTCGGTCAGTTTTGCGCCAGGAAGCAAGCGCCGATCCATGACGGCATCGAAAATTTCTGCGTAAACGCGGTCCACCTCAGAGACCCGCCCTATTTTTTGGCCGCGCCTTTCAAGCAGCGAAGACGCACGCGGGGCGGTACTTTCCCCTTGCAGATCATCGTGTTGGTCTAAATAAAGCATGCCCTTATTCGCCCCGGTCGTTGCATTTCACAAAATCACGTCTTGACAATTATTGGCTCTTAAAACAAAATCGTCAACATAAATTGTTAACAATTTGGAGGATTCATGGGAAAACTATCCACCCACGTACTCGATACCATGCATGGAGGCCCGGCCAAAGGCGTCAAAATTGAGCTGTACGCCGCCGGCGAAACCCGGAAACTCCTGAAAACAGACACGACCAACGCCGACGGTCGTTGCGAAACCCCGTTACTCGGTCCCGATGAAATTCAGGCGGGGGTGTACGAACTCGTTTTTCACGCGGGCGATTACTTCGCAGCCAGAGGCGTGGTGATGCCCAATCCTCGGTTTGTCGATCAAGTTGTTATCCGGTTCGGCGTCGCGAACCCTAAAGAAAACTATCACGTCCCCTTGGTGGTCACTCCTTGGACATACTCCACTTATCGCGGTAGTTAATGCACGCCTCACCCGTCCCCAACCTCGGAAAATAAAATCATGGAAGCCTACCTGGTCGAATTCGGAAACTTGCTGTTGCGTTGGTTGCATGTTATTGCCGCCATAGCCTGGATTGGTGAGTCAATCTACTTCGTCATGCTCGACAATAGCCTGAAAACGCCCACCGACGATGCGGTAAAAAAGCGCGGTGTGCTGGGTGAAATGTGGGCTGTGCATGGCGGCGGCTTTTATCACAACCAAAAGTACATGACCGCACCAGCCGAGTTGCCGAAAGACCTGCATTGGTCGTTTTGGAAGGCTTATACCACCTGGCTGTCGGGTTTTGCCCTTTTCGTCATCATGTATATGTCGAACCCGGCTTTTTATTTAGCCAACCCATCCAGCCCATGGGAATGGGTGCGAGAACTATCAGGGTGGCAAGTTAACGTTATCGCCATTCTCTTCCTGATCGCCGGATGGGTCGTTTACGACCAGCTTTGCCGGCGCATCAGCCCCAACATGGAGCGCGACGGCATATTAAGTATTGGCGTCGCCGTCATGATGGTTATTGTTGCTTACCTTAGCGTACATGTTTTTCAGGGGCGCGCAGCTTTTCTCATGACGGGTGCGGTCATGGCCACCGCCATGTCGGCTAACGTGTTCTTCTGGATTATCCCCGGTCAACGTCGCATGGTTAACGCCATGAAAAAAGGCGAAGCGCCGAACCCCCTGGACGGCAAGCGGGGCAAACAGCGCTCGGTTCACAACACCTATTTCACGCTGCCTGTTGTGTTCCTGATGCTAAGCAACCATTATTCATTCACCTACACCAGCCCATACGCCTGGATCATCATGAGCCTGTTCATTTTTTCAGGTGCGACGATTCGCCAGTATTTTGTGTTGCGGCATCTGGGCCAAAACAAAATTGCATATCCAATAGTCGGCGTAGCGTTGCTTATTTTGATTGCATTCCTGGCCGCACCGGCGAGCAAGCAGTCTACGAGCGGTAATCAAGCCACCACGAACTCACAAGCCGCAGACCTAGTCACCCAGGGTACGGCCGGCAATGTACCCATAGCAAATGGCGAAATGGCTCGGGTAATGGAAATCGTGGAAGCCCGCTGCGTGCAATGCCATGCAGCGCAGCCCACACAAGCGGGGTTCGCGTCGGCACCTGCCGGTCTTGCCCTGGAAACAGAACAGCAGGTAATGGCCAATCCCGCACTCATCAAACAGGTCACTGCTAGTGGCTACATGCCTTTGGCCAATATGACGAAAATGACCGACGAAGAGCGCGAATTCATTGCCAACTGGACCCCGTGATCTCCTCTGAAGCAAATAATCTAAAACCACTTGCCGGCTGAAACTTAACCAACACACATATAACCCCGGGTTCGACCCGCGCCTGCATCAATGCCGCTGTCTGCAATACGCACTGCGGTATAACTAGTGGGACAAGTGCAGGCGCCGGTTACCGGGTTCATGGTATCCATGGTGCAACCGGTCGAGCTATTCACCGAGAAACCGCCTCCGCCCACCCCGCCGGCCGACACCCAGCGCATTCCGCGACACACAAGCAATCCACCAAAATTTTCCCGGGCCACCAAACCGTCCTCTGAACAAGGCGCCTGCGCAAAAGCCCGATACCCCAACCATAATGTATCGGCCGCTCGCAAGGATTGCTCAGTCGTAACCGTACCTTGAACCGAAAGTGCTGCCTGAAACTGGGGATCCCGTTCATCCTTCACCTTCAGAAAATCCATGGCCTGGGTTTGTTCAACCGTCACGGCCATAGCCACCGCGCCAGCCGGCAACGCCGTCATGCCCATTTCCGGGGGATTCAAAAACTCAAAACTTGCACCCGCAATCCGGTTTGGTGTAGCGGCAAACACGGCCCCCCCTTCGCCTCGCGCGGCAAGTAACCATTGAGCTTGCATGGCGGCATAATCAGCGGAACCGATTTCAGGCATCAATGCCCCATCTGTATAAATTAGCGCCTGTAAATCACAGTCTTGCCCAGGGCAGGCGCCGGAACGAAGAATATGCAACGCCAGCGCCGGACCAGATGCGAATCGCGCAGGAAATCCCTGGGGCAACAATGCCTGGTTAATAAGCTCAGAAATCGTGGGCCGAGCCCAATTTTCGTAACCCTCCGCATTCAATGCAGTCGCACTTTCAGCCATACGAATCGTCGAACCATGCCTAGCCAAATAATGCGTTGCCGCTGTTTTGGCAGTTCGCATCCAGCTTGCCGACGACTGTGCGACCGAATCGTTTATGCGGTTAACCCACATGTCAGCAGCCCATACGGCCAACAGTGTTGAGATCAAGGCGGCAACTATCAGTTCCAGCAGCGCAAACCCGCGATGATCAGTTTCACGCCGCAATGCCTGAGCATTGGACCTAACCTGCGATGAACACAAAATCATTAACATCGCCATGTTCGCACTCCGACTCAGTTTCAATAGCGCTATACGGTGTAGACGCATCTTTAATCGTCACTCCCGCAACTGTCATCGTCTCGGACACCCTCTGCATAATCGACGCAATCGACGGACAAGCCACGTGACTGACATTCGACAAAGAAATTGAAAATGCCGCCCCCATATCTTCAGCCTGCACACTGACGACCCCATCTGTCCCCAGGCCGTGAGCGACAACCGTAGTCGCGTCCGAGCCGGAAACAGAAAACAGCCCAGAATCTCCCACCATTCTGGCAAAGCTGGCTGTGGTAATCGCGTTATATGGTTCGGCACTTCCTGATGACGCATTCACCCGGGTATGTAAAACGAAACGCGCCAGTTCCTCTCCGACCTTGGGAACTTTATTCTCAACTAAATAATTGCCGATGGCCGGAATACCGATAATAGCCAGCAACAGAACAATAGCGGTGACAACCGCAACTTCCACCAGAGAAAAACCACGTTGAAAACGCAGTCCCGACGGCGTTAAACCACCTGCCTTCGCTGATGATCTCGAGCAGAACAGAGAAAAAGTCATTGCATTCGACATAAAATCACTCCTGTAAGAATAAAACCGCCAATTGATTAGGCACTACGAAAGAAACTCAATGGGCCGAGTAATAAACCATCAGCGCCCGACGCAAGTCATCGATTGCGGCGTAATGCCAAAGACCCAGCGCCAACAACCCTATTGCGCACGCCAAAAGCACCAACCAGCGCAAACCTGCGATCTGAAGACGAACCGTTCCCAGCATTTGCTGTTCAAGCCTTTGCCGCGTCAAAATCAACGCTTGCGCTAGACTACGCGCCATGGTCATGTCTTCCAGATACCAAAGCAGTTCTCGATCGAGCAGCCCTGTATCGAGCGATCGGGCACCCACGACCCCCGCATCAATCCGGGCCAGCATCCGGCACAAATGTTCCTCCATCCACCGCGTTGAGCCGGCTCGCAAGGCCTCAATGGCCGTGCGCAACTGCACCGAACCTTTCCCATCTGCCTCAAGCAAAACGACCAATACAGCCAAAAAACGCATGGTTTGCACCAGGCGATACAATCGCCACAACAAACTGGCGTCCAAGATCACCCTAAAAGACCCGACCAGGTTGGACAGTGACCAAACAACGAGCCACACGAAAATGCACAGGAAAACGGGCACAAACCACCAAAACTGCTCGACGTATTCCGCGAATCTGAACAAGGCATTTGCAGTCGCCCCGTAGTATTCATGGGGCAAGCTACTGAAAACCTGCTGCAACCTCGGTACCGTAAATAGCGGCATAGCAAGAGTCATGCCAAGCAGCACTAATACGGCAATCAACGCAGGCAACACCCCCGCCCACATCATGCGGCGTATCGATTCAATTAATCGGCATGCGTGTGCCAGATCACTCAAACTGTTAATGAGCGGGCGGTTCCCGGAACGTTGCGCAGCACGCAGTACCACACATTCCGCTGCTGGAAAGTATCCTTCCCACGTTTCCGATACGTCTCCACCTGTAAGCGGGTAACGTTGTGCCCAATGAGCAGACAAACATCCACGAGCCGTTCTCAAACCATAACGATCCGCGTCTCGTTCAAAAATTTCTTTTAGCGTCACGCGGCCTTGCGACCCCGTTAACAAGCACGACAAGTACTCGTAGTAATCGGCACGCTGATGATGAAAACGCCACGTCATGAATTTCAACATGTTGTTATGTGCAAACCTCATGTATTACACCTGCGCATCTGTCGTAATCGGCGCTCTGTTTCAAATGCATGAAAACGCGTTTCGATGTCACGAGGATCTACCAAACCCTGAAATACTTTTTGCATAGCGATGGCAAACGCGCCATCTTCCTGGGATATTTGCAAAGTGCCATAGTTCGC
This region includes:
- the puuE gene encoding allantoinase PuuE, whose product is MPVEYPRDLIGYGRNVPHAQWPGKAKIAVQFVLNYEEGGENCVLHGDPASEQFLSEIVGAAAYPDRHMSMESIYEYGSRAGVWRILREFEKRKLPLTVFGVGMALERHPEVAQAFVELGHEIACHGYRWIHYQSMPESIEREHMQRCVEVITALLGEHPLGWYTGRDSPNTRRLVVEEGQFLYDSDYYGDDLPFWTQVERQDGTLKPHLVVPYTLDTNDMRFATPQGFNTSEHFFSYLKDAFDVLYAEGEEAPKMLSVGLHCRLIGRPGRFVALQRFLDYIQRHDRVWVCRRADIARHWVEHHPFQEV
- the uraH gene encoding hydroxyisourate hydrolase; protein product: MGKLSTHVLDTMHGGPAKGVKIELYAAGETRKLLKTDTTNADGRCETPLLGPDEIQAGVYELVFHAGDYFAARGVVMPNPRFVDQVVIRFGVANPKENYHVPLVVTPWTYSTYRGS
- a CDS encoding GntR family transcriptional regulator translates to MLYLDQHDDLQGESTAPRASSLLERRGQKIGRVSEVDRVYAEIFDAVMDRRLLPGAKLTESALCDIFSCSRATVRAALAQLGHDKIVVLLPNRGAYVWQPDPAETREVFEARRTLECVLIDKLLQMSDLSARLEPLREMVRQEKEAFETGDRISWLRLSNAFHVKMARLVGNHVLTEFMHALCCRTTLIIAFHDTPSSSTCSYMEHDQILDLLLAGNREGAIAAMCHHLEDCEHRVEETQTRKPDPWSVFTVKR
- the alc gene encoding allantoicase, producing MAAPHMPVGTVINAPSVEFPEFVNRYANLALDDFGAEVIECSDQWFGEANRMLQSAEPVFIVGKFDDHGKWMDGWETRRRRDGGHDYAVIKLGVSGVIKGIDIDTSHFTGNYPPAASVLACYCEDTPDESTVWTEIVPSTTLSPSTHHFIEFNDDRRWTHCRLNIYPDGGVARFRVYGQPATDWTSKDPDALYEVSALANGGRIVGFNDAHFGVPFRLVMPGRGVNMGDGWETRRRREPGYDWVVVELGHPVIVEKIEVDTAHFKGNYPDRVSIQAANVTYGTDQSTITQAMFWPVLLREQKMGPDKQHFFERDQLEELGAVTHVKLNMHPDGGVSRLRIWGRLAKKGG
- a CDS encoding type 4 pilus major pilin, which translates into the protein MTFSLFCSRSSAKAGGLTPSGLRFQRGFSLVEVAVVTAIVLLLAIIGIPAIGNYLVENKVPKVGEELARFVLHTRVNASSGSAEPYNAITTASFARMVGDSGLFSVSGSDATTVVAHGLGTDGVVSVQAEDMGAAFSISLSNVSHVACPSIASIMQRVSETMTVAGVTIKDASTPYSAIETESECEHGDVNDFVFIAG
- a CDS encoding type II secretion system protein → MAMLMILCSSQVRSNAQALRRETDHRGFALLELIVAALISTLLAVWAADMWVNRINDSVAQSSASWMRTAKTAATHYLARHGSTIRMAESATALNAEGYENWARPTISELINQALLPQGFPARFASGPALALHILRSGACPGQDCDLQALIYTDGALMPEIGSADYAAMQAQWLLAARGEGGAVFAATPNRIAGASFEFLNPPEMGMTALPAGAVAMAVTVEQTQAMDFLKVKDERDPQFQAALSVQGTVTTEQSLRAADTLWLGYRAFAQAPCSEDGLVARENFGGLLVCRGMRWVSAGGVGGGGFSVNSSTGCTMDTMNPVTGACTCPTSYTAVRIADSGIDAGAGRTRGYMCVG
- a CDS encoding urate hydroxylase PuuD produces the protein MEAYLVEFGNLLLRWLHVIAAIAWIGESIYFVMLDNSLKTPTDDAVKKRGVLGEMWAVHGGGFYHNQKYMTAPAELPKDLHWSFWKAYTTWLSGFALFVIMYMSNPAFYLANPSSPWEWVRELSGWQVNVIAILFLIAGWVVYDQLCRRISPNMERDGILSIGVAVMMVIVAYLSVHVFQGRAAFLMTGAVMATAMSANVFFWIIPGQRRMVNAMKKGEAPNPLDGKRGKQRSVHNTYFTLPVVFLMLSNHYSFTYTSPYAWIIMSLFIFSGATIRQYFVLRHLGQNKIAYPIVGVALLILIAFLAAPASKQSTSGNQATTNSQAADLVTQGTAGNVPIANGEMARVMEIVEARCVQCHAAQPTQAGFASAPAGLALETEQQVMANPALIKQVTASGYMPLANMTKMTDEEREFIANWTP
- the uraD gene encoding 2-oxo-4-hydroxy-4-carboxy-5-ureidoimidazoline decarboxylase, with the translated sequence MTKKVSLSELNQLPEADFVKLLGGIFEHSPWVAEGAVSARPYKSVAELHAAMVKQIEGAGEQAQLKLIRAHPELAGKAAVRGELTEESTSEQAGAGLDQCSPQEYARLTELNEAYNKKFGFPFILAVKGYDRAGIIQQFERRLQLSVEDEKRESLQQIYKIGGFRLNDLVTTA